In a single window of the Globicephala melas chromosome 10, mGloMel1.2, whole genome shotgun sequence genome:
- the KCNA6 gene encoding potassium voltage-gated channel subfamily A member 6 — protein sequence MRSEKSLTLAAPGEARGPEGEQQDAGDFPEAGGGGGGCCSSERLVINISGLRFETQLRTLSLFPDTLLGDPGRRVRFFDPLRNEYFFDRNRPSFDAILYYYQSGGRLRRPVNVPLDIFLEEIRFYQLGDEALAAFREDEGCLPEGGVDEKPLPSQPFQRQVWLLFEYPESSGPARGIAIVSVLVILISIVIFCLETLPQFRADGRGGSNGGGVSPVSRGSQEEEEDEDDSYTFHPGITAGGMVAGGSSPLSTLGGSFFTDPFFLVETLCIVWFTFELLVRFSACPSKPAFFRNIMNIIDLVAIFPYFITLGTELVQQQGQQSASGGGGQNGQQAMSLAILRVIRLVRVFRIFKLSRHSKGLQILGKTLQASMRELGLLIFFLFIGVILFSSAVYFAEADDDDSLFPSIPDAFWWAVVTMTTVGYGDMYPMTVGGKIVGSLCAIAGVLTIALPVPVIVSNFNYFYHRETEQEEQGQYTHVTCGQPAPDLKAADNGLGKPEFSEATRERRPSYFPTPHRAYAEKRMLTEV from the coding sequence ATGCGATCGGAGAAATCCCTTACGTTGGCGGCGCCGGGGGAGGCCCGTGGGCCGGAGGGGGAGCAACAGGATGCCGGAGACTTCCCGgaggccggcggcggcggcggcggctgctgtAGTAGCGAGCGGCTGGTCATCAACATCTCCGGGCTGCGCTTCGAGACGCAGCTGCGCACCCTGTCGCTGTTCCCCGACACGCTCCTGGGGGACCCCGGCCGCCGTGTCCGCTTCTTCGACCCGCTGAGGAACGAGTACTTCTTCGACCGCAACCGGCCCAGCTTCGACGCCATCCTCTACTACTACCAGTCGGGGGGCCGGCTGCGGAGGCCGGTCAACGTGCCGCTGGACATCTTCCTGGAGGAGATCCGCTTCTACCAGCTCGGGGACGAGGCCCTGGCTGCCTTCCGCGAGGACGAGGGCTGCCTGCCCGAGGGTGGCGTGGACGAGAAGCCACTGCCCTCCCAGCCCTTCCAGCGCCAGGTGTGGCTGCTCTTCGAGTACCCGGAGAGCTCGGGGCCCGCCCGGGGCATCGCCATCGTCTCGGTGCTGGTCATCCTCATCTCCATCGTCATCTTTTGTCTGGAGACGCTGCCGCAGTTCCGCGCAGATGGTCGAGGTGGAAGCAATGGTGGTGGTGTCTCCCCGGTGTCCAGGGGCagccaggaggaagaggaggatgaagaCGATTCCTATACGTTTCATCCTGGCATCACCGCGGGGGGAATGGTGGCAGGGGGCTCCTCCCCACTAAGTACCCTTGGGGGCTCCTTCTTCACCGACCCCTTTTTTCTGGTGGAGACGCTGTGCATTGTCTGGTTCACCTTCGAGCTGCTGGTGCGCTTCTCCGCCTGCCCCAGCAAGCCAGCCTTCTTCCGCAACATCATGAACATCATCGACTTGGTGGCCATCTTCCCCTACTTCATCACCCTGGGCACCGAGCTGGTGCAGCAGCAGGGACAGCAGTCCGCCAGTGGAGGCGGCGGCCAGAACGGGCAGCAGGCCATGTCCCTGGCCATCCTCAGAGTGATCCGCCTGGTCCGGGTGTTCCGCATCTTCAAGCTGTCCCGCCACTCCAAGGGGCTGCAGATCCTGGGCAAGACCCTGCAGGCGTCCATGCGGGAGCTGGGTCTGCTCATCTTCTTCCTGTTCATCGGGGTCATCCTCTTCTCCAGCGCCGTCTACTTCGCAGAGGCCGACGATGACGATTCGCTCTTTCCCAGCATCCCGGATGCCTTCTGGTGGGCCGTGGTCACCATGACCACAGTAGGTTACGGGGACATGTACCCCATGACGGTGGGGGGCAAGATCGTGGGCTCGCTGTGTGCCATCGCCGGGGTCCTCACCATCGCCCTGCCCGTGCCCGTCATCGTCTCCAACTTCAACTACTTCTACCACCGGGAGACCGAGCAGGAAGAACAAGGCCAGTACACCCACGTCACTTGTGGGCAGCCTGCCCCGGACCTGAAGGCAGCCGACAACGGACTTGGCAAGCCTGAATTCTCGGAGGCCACCCGGGAGCGGAGACCCAGCTACTTTCCCACTCCACATCGGGCATATGCAGAGAAGAGGATGCTCACCGAAGTTTGA